agtctttcgtgtttgatttagtaaatgccattacttaatccaaaacaatatcataagatctttgtaaatagatcttaatacccagtatgtactaagtttctccttggtccatcattgatgaataatttcaaatctaagtcattagcatttgaatgttatttcacaatagagagatatgtgtgtgatgcACACAGGACCAatcaagtttttatgtactcccactaaacttcttatatatctataagaatcatgtacattttatgaaactaaaatacttattagtttcactaaaatacaattccaattcccaattgcttgcttaaatctatacttagatttcataagctaacattcatttcaagcattatttggatccacaaatcctatgacataccatgtacatagtttcttccaacatttgactgaggaatacgttttgtcatccagttgtcatatgtaccaatatgcaatcattgcttgaattatagacttgagcattacgattatgcatgaggtttcaacacaatccatgccatgaatttgcttgtaacctttagcaactaatttagctttgtgtgtgaacacaattccatgtttgatggtttttatccttaaaacaaacttgcaaccaataggtgtgaaactattcttgcaaatcaacaaaatttcaattttgtcatcaaaacattggttatgttttatggcctttaaccatctaaaacatttgagtctatatatggcctctaaccattttagggaatctgggtttcgtcatagctttcttacaggttacaaactcattaatagtttgactgtaagttgtaggtttcttcactatctaatggaagaatcgcatagcttcaatgacctgaactccatgtttcttcactatctaatagaagaatctcatagttccagtgacttgaactctatgcctactagggtatagaacatcaaacaatagaatatcaatagccacttgaaagtcctttgaatattctgttctccttgaagcacttggaaagtcttctaagagatgtctattctttaaagccacttctaaagtccttaaagaataagttcggattttctgaagcacttcgaaaaagcctccggaatgtccgtttatgtttgttgttcgcctcgaagactttcgaggtctattttctcccacttgtcattttggaaacgaatctccaaaaggacattatttcgagcaaacaaacattatgttctcaaaattcgtggtagaaacaatacccttgtgcctcatttgaataaatcacaatgaaacatatatctatacttgggccttagtttgtcgaatgacaaacactaagctcccactgagttttgcaactctctagatatattttatgaaaagttattctgaaatttcttttcaatagctttgacgaatttggtttagtttggtggtagttgagcattttgtttaagaaattataggaaaagtctttatgattcatcattaatcgaatcaagtactaattgacttcgattattccaactaagatatgccatatcttatggacctagattgtgaaattacaacacacaatcattgatgatcatatttggtctcaagtaatcatcaacatgatctaacctagatctttatgatttcttgcgaagtggattttatatttctgaatctttgaactagccaaacagattcaacttatatcacattttagtaagtaaacctatattcactcaaatccatgtgaaataataaagtcataaaatctttctttagctttgaactctattgtctaggcgttctaacaatagttcatatcttttgttactttcaacaagtaagactagttgtcttaaaatgatctagaaatcaatcaactttcaaaagtccatcaaaatagagcttttgaatgttaacttgttgatatggtctaagcaacaatgccaaagattagtggaactcaaatcaaggggttgatttgaacctagtaaagttctttaaagagttgtttgtttaaatcaagcatattgactcaacctgtaattgaccatttcattcaaataaactaacaaacattgttttttgtttttcttgaatgtgagtctttctgtgtttgaaaacagaaatttaggtatgttgattatggaacaaaatagccattaagttccagcctttgaaaggacttaaaacaaactagatgaccctacaactaatgtagcattgccatgcttcatttcccacttgtaggtcattagtgtatcctagcttccattgtttgagttattaccgaagtaagaacctcaagcggtatatgataccaaggaagtttgattgttaggtcacttttctttaaacataaacttacaggtagaaacgggattgtaaattcctttcatctgttcctttgttttcctatttcttgtaccctttcttatagccttaagaattgaattctttaatgttgacttttatactttgttagacatgtccaatgtcacaaacaaggttctttccatttaatttatgttgaacattctgtttcaactagatgatcttaccagaagcttctaaagttctctaagcatcgatctattcgaatgtctagggactagactcattcgagaattaaatggacaaagatattaggttgttaaccattggtaaagctgagcgttttaagctcaatgctttatgatctcaaaactacagtgtattttgaattcacaagcaccaattggtttgccattcgattttgatattcgaaaacaaccataaaagtcgctaaaagaaacgtacattttaaattgctcattttctctcatttccgtgaatcgttcttgaattcactatcaatcgaggaaatttactgttacctttctaaaaggatttaccgcagtgcaagatatttaattataaacaataatcaaaacgtacattgaagcatgcaaagtctaaacatttatcatgaataataacttgaaaatgaaagcaatcatgcaatttaaacaagtcattagcattttattcgaatgatgtgttccggcaggtttgaataaaatgattccaagaccctaaaaccattgaagaattaagcacagtttgtcgactcaattctaaaacattttaggtaagcaaaagccttttgctaatagtctagaaactattcttggttgataggtacgtctaagaacttattaggtaaacctatcgattttgccacgacataaaaggactccttacttatatcgttgagtttcaccaaaactaacatgtactcacaattatttgtgtaccttgcccctttaggaccaataagtaacacctcgctgagcgaaaactattactagattgatgtaaaggatatccaagcaagtgtatattttggcatggcaccttttaactcaatttttaagtttggaacttaaggctcttactatgttggttagattttaagtgaactaaaatccttaatcatgcaacataatcaagcttttgatctcatgcattttaagacatatttaaaagcaataaataacttaaaacatgcataagataaatgtgatctagtatggcctgacttcatcttgaagctttaacttcaaagtccgtcttgaaaatctccgtgggaggcaccattttcttcaaataggataagctataattaaaactaattacaactatttgatggtacgcagaccatatttgaattgaaaaacaactttggtactttagaccaattacattcaagttaatggtacgcataccatattttctatctatttgggccatactagtcacttcataacctgcaaattagtacatatacaatatataccattcacccattcattatcatgaatggcccacatagctggttagtaaaacacattatgcatcacgtaaacatttgcagcaattaatcaagggcaccaataatctaccaattattcagtccttattaattctaatcaagttgttttaaccttaaggatttgtagacctaatcaagagtttatgactaaaagggctcccacttaaaccaataaattcatatgctttactaattttaaacataaaaatgtatttctagtataaccggaaacatacaaatttaattaaaatttaaagctcatataaatttataattgaatccaaaaagtttaatttaatttcagtcgtatttaaattaattcatgattttaattttagtaaaataattagaataaataaaatttattataattacaatattccaaattaaaatccaagaaaataatttaaattattaattttaaaattaattaaaattacgtaaactgaaaatttcaaattaaaatttcaaaacgatccaatcgcaacgcaacaaccccacgcaacgcacgcccatgggccacacgcacacacagccatcgctggccatgtgcgcgcagcccatgcgctgcgtcgcatcgctgctgctgctttccttcgcaaggcctcatgcgagctggtgctcgctgcgcgcgcgccagcgctcgatgcacgcgagccatcgctcgctcgccagcgctcgccagcgctcgctgcatgcgagccaacgctcgctgtgcgagcgcttgccagcgctcgatgctgcgagccatcgctcgctatgcgaggcatcgacgctgggcggagcACTCGTGGTACGCGAGCttgcactcgtggcacgcgagcttgcgctcgcttcgcgcgaggctccgcacgctttgcgcgaggcagtgcgcgctgtggcgcagctcgcttgctgcccacacgcgactgccgtgccttggcttcgcccatgcccattcgtccattgctcatagcccacgacacaaggcagggctgctgccttgtgctcgtgcaccatggccttgctcattgcattcgtgccgcatgggcgacgagctcccttgcccgtcgtcacatgcccgcactatacaacaccccttaagggtaacacgtagcgtccattgctttgtgcgtgcaagttatatgagcgaatcgcataaaatttaaaaaatttatatttaaaattaatgacaaattaataaataatattaatttcataattttagggcgaaaaaatcgaaaatttattattcaattgatttccgattaacatggattcaagtctaggtcataaaaaatttaaaatttatcataaatttacaatttttatggtggtttttaatcataggtatctaattaaattataattaattatgaaaatcaaattaattctaaattattctaattttcaacaaattaatcataattacaaattagatcgcataattaacaaggctaggcattcaaacttgttaaacatatacagtaggtcaatcaaaaattcaagatttatcaacaagaatcgcaaatatttaatttaacatcttaaatttacgaaattttgcattcgaaatactaaaaccttcgaaaagtcatagttaggcttcgaatttgagaattctgggttcggcatgcggaattgacacaaaaatcactcgatttggatgagtaacgaagaaactgccgaaaaactgcgtacgtataattaaataaacgcaatttgcaattaattaacaattacgaaaattaatcaccccttttaattcttgcaaatttgtaatatttaaccatgttcatgcaatttagattatgaaaataataagaggctcgtgataccactgttaggttatgatacatatgacaattcataaatcatgcggaaacaaccattaagccaggaatacatattatttacacataatcatttagcatagtttagatgcatactctttgttgcgtgccttccctagctgcgcccgaaccgaacaagaacaagtctttaggactccaagtgtcgtccctccgtagatagtccacagcacgtccggatccgccttaagattgaccaactagaatcgcccttaaggtactattattttcggcacttttaggcaaatgtgtgactgaatttttctctcaaaaactcactttgaatacttaaaaactcgttgtaaatatgtgaccctaggcacttatttatagagtttatggaaaggaattataatcctattagaatacaaatctatttaattataaccctactaggattctaattaaacagagtttatctattaggattagatttaatcatattacgaatcccggtagccttaggattccgagtaacacacacgagtggcgcacaagcaccgcacgcaggccttgcggcccacgccgagcgcacagcgcaaggcccactgtcgcagcctcgtccgcgcgcgcgcccaagctacggctgggcctggcttttgtgctgggcctggtcgtatgcttggcgtgtggttgttgcgcttggcttgctgggcgatggcccggcttcgtgctgggccttcgtctggcagacctcgtccgatgctaattcgtacgatacgcttccgattaaattctcgattccggaattcatttccgatacgaacaatatttaatatttccggttccggaattaatttccgtttcgaacaaatatttaatatttccgtttccggaattattttccgattccgataatatttccgattctgacaatatttccgtttccggcaatatttccgattccggcaatatttccatttccgataatattttgcgatacgtaccatgtttccgtttccggcaacatctacgacttggataatatttatatttccgatacgatccatatttctgtttccggcaatatcatcgtttccggagtattcttttcttgcctgtgacgatctcagctcccactgaaaccaagatccgtcgattccgaatatccatagatggagtatttaatgccattaaatacttgatccgtttacgtactatttgtgtgaccctacgggttcagtcaagagtaagctgtggattaatatcattaattccacttgaactgaagcggcctctagctaggcattcagctcacttgatctcactgatttattaacttgttaattaatactgaaccgcatttattagacttaacattgaatgcatacttggaccaagggcattatttccttcattagttAGTTAGTTGAATTTTCCAACCCTATTCTGACCTAGCTTGTTGTttgattagcataaattagcgcaccttagtccttgtggatttcgacccttacttgccgctttacttgtgtttagtggttagtttagattttttatttgattaggagagactagtaacgacctagtttttacCTAGATTACATATTGTGCCATTGAATGTGCCAGCTTATTGTACATGCGTGGAAGATGGGCTATATTAAAAGTGTTAAATCGAGTCATCAAACATGCCACATCCTTAAGAACTGGTGCTAGCTCATGATGATACTGATCGTTGATTGCACCCAACAATTTAATTAAAAGCTCTGCATCAGTTTCCACTTCCAATTCTTTGACATCGTAGTCCACTGCCATTTGAATACCTTCCCTTAGTGCATAAAGTTCAGCAGCCAAAGGAGTGACAACGTTATATTTGCTAACAAAACCTATGAGCCAGCTTCCCGTTTCACTCCTGAAAACTCCTCCACCTCCAGCTATATCCTTAGCCTGCCAGCTCCCATCAATATTCAACTTTAATGCTCCCTGAGCTGGTGGCCTCCAAGCTGGGCTTCGCTGTAAAAAATTCCCTGGTCCCTTGCCCTGCATGATTCTGTTAGTTCCCATATAATCTACACATAAAGCATTGAAAACAgagaaaggtttgatctttTTTGATCAAAAACcgctctatttttggctttccAAACATGCCAAATTGCCATAGCGAATACCACTTTCCATTCCATGTTTAAGGATAAATTAAAAGACATCCAATCATACCAACCAAGACTGAAAAAACTTTTTAAATCCATTCCTTTTATATTCCTAAGGTGCTGGAAAATGAAATTCCACAAGATACTTGCTTCCCAGCAGTCCCTAAACAAATGTAAATGATCCTCCGTATATGAAAAACAACGAGCACAAAGAGGAGAAATGGAGGGAATGTGGTGGGATAAGGAATCAGCCACAGGCAAGATTTGATGAATGTAGTTCCACAACAACATTCTATATTTAAATGGAACTCGAATTTTCCATAAAGATTTCCAAGAAATGCTATTCAAATTCAGGATTGGATAATGCGGATGAGAGATTAACATTGAGTAGGCTGATTTAATGTTAAACTTCCCATCATCTGAACCTGTCCATCGAATATAGTCACTGGTTTGGAAGAAATTTGCCAAAGGGGTTGCCAAAATATCTCTTACTAAGGATTCTGGAAGTAGGTTTTGGATTCTATCCAAACTTCACTTACCATTTTTTATTAGGTCACAAACATAGAGGTGAGCAACTGAATCAGGGACATCCAtatttaacagtttataaataGGTCCTGACCCCACCCAATGATGAAACCAAAAGGAAGTCGTCTTTCCATCCCCAATTCTGATAATTAATCCTTTCTCTAGTAGTTTTCGCCCTCTTAAAATATCCCTCCAAATGGGGGATTGACTAGATCTGGGAACGTTATTGAAGAAATCACTATTTTTTAAGTATCGGTCTCTCAGGATTTGAACCCATAACTTATTtggacaagttaataatttccATCCCAACTTAGCCATGAACGTTACATTCCATTCTCTGAGTTTTCTAATTCCCAAACCCCCTAACACCATTGGGGCAGTTACTTTATCCCAAGATAACCGTGCTAAATATCTAGTCCTGTCAACTTTGTTCCACAAAAATTTCCTACACGCTTTAtcaaatatatttaaaattgtTATTGGCAGCATGTTTGTTTGCATATTATAAAGCGGATACGTATTTAAAACAGATTTGATTAAAGTACAACCTCCCGCCATATTTAAAAGTCTTGACTGCCATCCCTTAATTCTATCCAATGTTTTATCAAGAAGCCCAAAATAGTTACTGATTTTTAACTTATGTGGTCGAATGTCAACTCCTAGGTATTTTCCAAAACAGGTACTAGTACGAAGTCCATGAGGATCAGCTAACATATGTCTAATTGTGTGACACAATTTATTGGGAAACACGATGCAAGACTTTTTCATGTTGACCTTTAAACCTGACCATTTACTAAATTGAGTGATAGTGCTCATTATATTGTCCATATTAGAATTAGTGGCattaccaaaaagaaaaacgtcaTCAGCATAAAATACATGAGAAATGGAGACGTTCTTGGACACTTTAATAGACTTCCACTTCCCATTAGCAACTTGGTCTTCAATGAGCATAGATAACCTATCTAAACATAAGACGAAAATGTACGAAGATAACGGGTCACCTTGTCGAATCCCTCTAGAGGGCTTAAACTCATCTGTGATCTCTCCATTCCATAAAACTGAAATCTTTTGGGTTGTAATACAACACATAATAAGCTTCACGAGCGAAGTTGGGAAATTATAACTAATCAACGTGTCTCTAATATTGAAGGCCCACTCTAGACTATCATACGCTTTGGATACATCCAATTTCAAAGCCATAATATTTTTACCTTTTTTAGCCTTATGAAAAATATGTGTGTTGATtcctggttttgatgatgacaagcttacCTTCTACTAATGGTTCGTTTTGGAGAATGTCAGGAACAGGTTAATATCTAAGAAGAACAAATGCAAAACCGAAGCAAGCTAGGGAGCTATGAAGTAATCAAGTTCAAAGTACGTGGCAAGATTAAATCAAGGATCAAACCAAGCAAATTCTATAAGTGTCGAAAGGTATAAGACCAGCGTAATTTAGTACAagcttagtatgggaacagagtATTTTGAAGAGTCCTAGTTATATCGTAAAACGAAATAAATCAGTTttaattttacaaaaagataaacgtcaaagtttttaaactgaTTTTACAATTTTGTTTGAAGTTATACTCTTGAATTTGAGTTAACATATAACTCTCAAATACGAAAAGATTGATTTTACCTAAACACGTTTGAAGTAGTATTTGCGAAAATCTATCTATTAAAAAGAGTCCTAAACTGTGTTGGATTTGAATCTAGGGTAAACACTTAGATTCTTATAAATACAACCTATGTTCTTTGTGAAactttttatcagacttattttcatgaaccggaagctttcaggtatcacccttaaagtcttaatctttaaagaagtatgttcctgttcccatatagagcagtatttgttacttgGTCTTATATCGTCTGTTAGTAGTTAACTAATTCTTATTCGTTTGATTAAAGTGTTGAGTTATTGTAtgataagcctgagtcaggcttacttgagcaagagagaagatctcatGAGAGATCAGTGAGTAGgaacagttgagggactgtttccattagggaaggaacaaagagggttgttcctagtcatctgcaatcagaggcgattggcagattgtgggccgagtagattaggttggtaaagaaactgagttgttttgcctaattagtgaaagtgtttaagtccccaaaggggccgtggttttttcctctctattgggcctagagagttttccacgctaaatcttgcttgcatattttactatATCTGCTcctagtagtttaatttttataaatacgtaaaatatcaattcaccccccctcttgaggaactctgtaaaactaacaattggtatcagagccagaaccCTTTAAACTGCAGGTAACGTTGACGGGAAAAACGATTCTGAAGCTATGAACACTACGGAGAAACTAGAAGAGGGATACTCAACACAACGACCTCCAATGTTTAGTGGCAAATACTATTCCTACTGGAGAAACAGGATGGAGATTTTCATTAAGGCTGAAGACTATCAAGTATGGAGAGTGATTGAAGTAGGAGACTTCCAAGTCACTAAGCTGAATACCTCTGGGGAAACTGTTCCCAAACCTGTTGCTGAATTTGACAAAGCCGACTATGAAAAGCTTGAActcaatgccatggctgtcaaaatccttcattgtggactaggtccaaatgaacacaacagagtaaTGGGCTGCAAGAACGCGAAGCAGATTTGGGATCTGCTTCAGGTTactcatgaaggaacaaacGAAGTTAAGAGATCGAAGATTGATCTCTTAATGCATCAATACGAGCTGTTCACCATGAAGCCATCTGAAACGATTCAAGACATGATCACTCGCTTCACAAACATTATCAATGAACTAAATTCTCTTGGCAAAATCATAACTCCTGAGGAACAAGTCAGGAAGGTCCTAAGAAGTCTACCACAAGATCCCTGGATGGCTAGAGTCACAGCCCTCCAGGAAACTAAAGACTTCACCAAGTTTAACCTGGAACAACTGGCTGGATCTCTCCTAACTCATGAACTGCAATTGAACGCACGACCTTCAGAGAATACCAAAAATAGGGCTCTTGCTCTAAAAACCGAAAATGATGAAAActctgaagaagatgaagagacaGCTCTGTTTGCTAGGAGGTTCAGAAGAATGTTTAGGAACTACAAAGATGTGGAACACAGAAGTAAACCAAATCGAAAGTTCTCTAAAACCGATACTGGATGCCATAAGTGTGGAAACTTGGAACATCGCATTAGGGAATGTCCCCTATGGGATCAAGAAcgaggaaaaggaaaggaaacaacAAAAGACAGATTCAAAGACAACAGAAACTCCTTTTCCAAAACTGAGGTAAGAAAAGCCATAATTGCTGCATGGGGAGATACTTCTTCTGACGAGGAACAGGAACAGCCCAACGAAGAAATTGCTCACCTGTGTCTTGTAGCTGAACATGAAGAAGACGAATCAGACTCAGAATCTGACAAATTCCAGGCAAGTCTTGTTCATATTAAAagtagacttgaatccatgtctaAAGTAGAATTGTTTGACTTACTTTCATGTCTCACTAGTGACTATGAGGATCTCCTAAAAGAAAAACTAGACTCAGACAGAAAACACCAAGACAATGTCAATAAACTCACAAAGGAGTTAGAATGGACCAGAAACTCAAACTTAGATATTGACAATCGCTTCTTTAAACTCTTCGATCAGAACCTTCATATAAAAGAAATGTGTGAAGCCTTACGCAATGAAAACTCCTGGCTAAAACAAGATCTGATTGACCTAGAAATAGCCAAAACCAAGAACCTCTATAAAACAGAACTAGAAAAAGCTCAGTTAGAACTAGTAAAAATTCACCAAGAAAAGACCCATCTAGAAAGTGAATTGGCTAAAAAGACCAGACACAGAATAGAGGTAACACCAAAATGGATAGAAGAAGCTAGAACCAAACGCACAGAAGGTTTAGGTTTTAACCACAAAAAGCatcatcctagaaaaaccagagTAGATCTATACAGTGACATAGTATGCACCTTCTGTGGTCTAATCGGTCATTATAGAGTATCCTGCCCTAAGAACCAAAGGGGCTTGGAAAAGAACATCGAATTCACCAAAACTAAATGGGTAAAGAAAAGTGATTTGATTCCAAGTAAGGAACCCAAGCTATGCTGGGTTCCTAAAAACTCTAACTAAAAACTTCATGCAGGtcgaagtgagggggaacaacacatggtacctagacaacggttgttccaagcacatgacGGGAGACAGAAATAGATTTCTCTCACTTACGACCTACAAAGGTGGAACTGTGACTTTTGGCGATAATAAGAAAGGTAACATCATTGGCATTGGTAAGGTCGGTAAGTCAAAGTCTCACTCCATCGATAACGTGTTTTTAGTTGAAGGACTAGGTCAcagtttattaagcatttcttaattctgtgacaaaggtaACTATGCAAAATTCTTCTCAAACAAATGTCTAATCATCAATAGTAACACAGAGACAGTGATCTTAGAGGGACAGaggaaagggaacacatatgtgGTTAACCTCAACTCGGTACCTCACTCCAATCTAACCTGTCTCagtgttattgaagatgatcccTTGTTATGGCACAAAACATTTGGTCATGCTAGCTTTTCTCTaatgaacaaattaaaattgaaaaatttagTCACAGGTCTTCCAAATACAAAGTTTGCAAAACAATCACTCTGTGATGCCTGTATCAAAGGAAAGCAAGTAAGAACGTCTTTTAAATCAAAGGGAGTAATCAGTACAACAAGACCACTGGAGTTGATCCACATGGATCTGTGTGGACCAATGAGGACTCAGAGCAGAAGTGGAAAGAAGTACGTACTCGTAATTGTAGACGATTTCTCAAGATATACATGGGTGATCTTCCTATCC
This genomic stretch from Spinacia oleracea cultivar Varoflay chromosome 3, BTI_SOV_V1, whole genome shotgun sequence harbors:
- the LOC130469857 gene encoding uncharacterized protein — protein: MTSLPSTNGSFWRMSGTGNVDGKNDSEAMNTTEKLEEGYSTQRPPMFSGKYYSYWRNRMEIFIKAEDYQVWRVIEVGDFQVTKLNTSGETVPKPVAEFDKADYEKLELNAMAVTHEGTNEVKRSKIDLLMHQYELFTMKPSETIQDMITRFTNIINELNSLGKIITPEEQVRKVLRSLPQDPWMARVTALQETKDFTKFNLEQLAGSLLTHELQLNARPSENTKNRALALKTENDENSEEDEETALFARRFRRMFRNYKDVEHRSKPNRKFSKTDTGCHKCGNLEHRIRECPLWDQERGKGKETTKDRFKDNRNSFSKTEVRKAIIAAWGDTSSDEEQEQPNEEIAHLCLVAEHEEDESDSESDKFQASLVHIKSRLESMSKVELFDLLSCLTSDYEDLLKEKLDSDRKHQDNVNKLTKELEWTRNSNLDIDNRFFKLFDQNLHIKEMCEALRNENSWLKQDLIDLEIAKTKNLYKTELEKAQLELVKIHQEKTHLESELAKKTRHRIEVTPKWIEEARTKRTEGLGFNHKKHHPRKTRVDLYSDIVCTFCGLIGHYRVSCPKNQRGLEKNIEFTKTKWVKKSDLIPSKEPKLCWVPKNSN